The Methanomicrobiales archaeon HGW-Methanomicrobiales-1 genome includes a region encoding these proteins:
- a CDS encoding phospholipase, translating into MRRFCLLFILFLLIVGVVHAGTAIRITEFCPDPYLHDDMDEYLVLSGTGSLDGITISDGRGGFRFPPGTQINGALIVARSGPAFLQSHGKLPDFEWLDYSPVVPNVINGNPLRLANTGDELLLYENTDLIQRVVWPQDVKPREGQVHYFENGMWDPRPLMIGQSRFEPAVFHNVTVTTFVSPDCSSEMFTYVVDHASDEILLNVYEFSSPVMADSLISARQRGVDVAVLIEGGPVGGISTEGKSAIWRMNTGGIPVFTMASDNGAHPPYRYDHAKYVVIDRRAVLLTSENFKYSGFPPPGFNSNRGWGVYLEDPALAGYFSTVYRFDSSSQSVIPINGSPGNAEPVPSSKHAVEFTPARFSGATVRPVIAPDTSSQITDLIQSSQTTIEIEQAYITNETPLTLNPYLASAINASRRGVHVRVLLDSYWYNTEDEKDNDEMAALITRIGTTEHIPLEARCADLTASNLEKIHNKGVIVDGQRVLVSSINWNSNSPNFNREAGVIIDHPGVARYFLSVFEDDWNHAVTSPEKKTDYLKIVIVAVVILLLLIIYYRRHIR; encoded by the coding sequence ATGCGCCGGTTCTGCCTGCTTTTCATTTTATTCCTGCTCATTGTGGGTGTTGTTCATGCAGGCACTGCCATCAGGATTACGGAATTTTGCCCCGATCCGTATCTCCATGATGATATGGATGAGTACCTGGTGCTATCCGGCACCGGATCGCTTGATGGCATAACAATCTCTGATGGGAGGGGGGGATTCCGTTTTCCTCCCGGGACGCAAATCAATGGCGCCCTGATTGTCGCCCGCAGTGGGCCGGCATTTTTACAAAGTCATGGAAAACTGCCGGATTTCGAGTGGCTGGACTATTCACCAGTTGTACCAAATGTCATCAATGGCAATCCGCTCCGTCTTGCAAATACCGGAGACGAACTATTGCTCTACGAAAACACTGACCTGATCCAGCGTGTTGTATGGCCGCAGGATGTGAAACCCCGCGAAGGGCAGGTTCATTACTTCGAGAATGGGATGTGGGATCCCCGCCCTCTTATGATCGGTCAGTCCCGGTTTGAACCAGCAGTATTCCATAATGTAACCGTCACGACTTTCGTCTCCCCGGACTGCTCCAGTGAGATGTTTACCTATGTTGTGGATCATGCATCGGATGAGATCCTTCTCAATGTCTATGAATTTTCCAGTCCTGTGATGGCCGATTCCCTGATCTCTGCACGGCAGCGGGGAGTGGATGTTGCGGTTCTTATCGAGGGGGGGCCGGTCGGTGGGATAAGTACAGAGGGAAAATCTGCGATCTGGAGGATGAATACCGGGGGAATCCCGGTCTTTACGATGGCTTCCGACAATGGTGCTCATCCACCTTATCGCTATGACCATGCAAAATATGTTGTTATCGACCGCCGGGCAGTCCTGCTCACGAGTGAGAATTTCAAGTACAGTGGATTTCCCCCTCCGGGTTTCAACAGTAACCGCGGGTGGGGTGTGTATCTTGAAGATCCTGCACTTGCCGGGTATTTTTCAACGGTTTACAGGTTCGATTCGAGTAGCCAATCAGTAATCCCCATCAACGGCTCCCCGGGTAATGCCGAACCAGTCCCCTCATCGAAGCACGCAGTCGAATTTACACCCGCTCGTTTTTCCGGTGCTACAGTCAGACCTGTTATTGCACCTGACACCAGCAGTCAGATTACTGATCTGATACAGTCCTCGCAAACGACCATCGAGATTGAGCAGGCATACATTACCAACGAGACGCCCCTGACGTTAAACCCGTATCTTGCATCCGCAATTAACGCGTCCCGTCGCGGTGTCCATGTTAGGGTGCTGCTGGACTCGTACTGGTATAATACCGAAGACGAAAAGGACAACGACGAGATGGCTGCCCTTATCACTCGTATCGGAACAACCGAACACATTCCGCTTGAAGCGCGTTGTGCGGATCTGACCGCAAGTAACCTGGAGAAGATCCATAACAAAGGTGTGATTGTTGACGGGCAGCGGGTGCTGGTGAGCAGCATCAACTGGAACAGCAATTCTCCCAATTTCAACCGGGAAGCCGGGGTAATCATCGATCATCCCGGTGTTGCCCGGTATTTCCTGAGCGTGTTTGAAGATGACTGGAATCATGCGGTGACATCCCCGGAAAAGAAAACAGATTATCTCAAAATCGTCATAGTGGCTGTTGTCATCCTGCTGCTGCTTATCATCTACTATCGCAGGCATATCCGGTAG
- a CDS encoding uridylate kinase, producing MVQAGESPGNPQAPLVVKLGGSLHHQIPDIIPLLCKSRRPLLVIPGGGIFADAVRQEAVTDDAAHWMAIAAMEQYGWLIASQGMKTTDILAVPETTTVFLPYVSMRHRDPLPHSWDITSDSIAAWIAAELGIELLLLKSVDGIFLNGLFQKQVTTPIDTEQVDPFFIPFVLKHRIKTTIINGKEGEWVDKFLKGQTVRCSRISTTF from the coding sequence ATGGTGCAGGCAGGAGAATCACCGGGTAACCCGCAGGCCCCGCTGGTAGTGAAACTGGGGGGAAGCCTGCATCACCAGATTCCTGACATTATACCGTTGTTATGCAAATCCAGGCGCCCGTTGCTGGTTATTCCCGGGGGGGGAATATTTGCCGATGCCGTAAGGCAGGAAGCGGTGACAGATGATGCCGCACACTGGATGGCTATTGCTGCAATGGAGCAGTATGGCTGGCTGATCGCATCGCAGGGAATGAAGACAACCGATATACTCGCAGTGCCGGAAACAACCACGGTCTTTCTTCCCTATGTCAGCATGAGACATCGCGATCCCCTCCCTCACTCCTGGGATATCACATCAGACTCCATTGCTGCATGGATAGCAGCTGAACTGGGAATTGAGCTCCTCCTCCTCAAATCAGTTGACGGGATCTTCCTCAATGGACTATTTCAGAAACAGGTAACAACACCCATTGATACTGAACAAGTAGATCCATTTTTCATCCCCTTTGTCCTGAAACACCGGATAAAAACAACCATTATCAACGGAAAAGAGGGAGAATGGGTAGACAAATTCCTGAAAGGTCAAACAGTCAGGTGCTCCCGGATTAGTACAACCTTTTAA
- a CDS encoding RNA-binding protein produces the protein MSDKKCTSCSAPLAEEGATIFGCPACGFEIDRCYRCREQSIPYTCPKCGFGGP, from the coding sequence ATGTCAGATAAAAAATGTACATCCTGCAGTGCTCCGCTTGCAGAAGAGGGCGCAACGATATTCGGGTGCCCCGCATGCGGTTTTGAGATTGACCGGTGTTACCGGTGCAGAGAACAGAGCATCCCCTACACCTGCCCGAAATGTGGATTTGGGGGACCGTAA
- a CDS encoding elongation factor 1-beta, with product MGSVAVIMRVMPDSPDVDLEQLKKALKEKLPGIQDMQIEPIGFGLKAIKLAAVVNDCGGETDAIEKSLSEIAGVERAEIIEVTLN from the coding sequence ATGGGAAGTGTTGCAGTCATTATGCGGGTGATGCCGGATTCACCCGATGTCGATCTTGAACAACTCAAGAAGGCACTCAAAGAAAAACTGCCCGGTATTCAGGACATGCAGATAGAGCCCATCGGATTTGGCTTAAAAGCAATCAAGCTTGCCGCAGTTGTCAATGACTGTGGGGGCGAAACAGATGCAATCGAAAAGTCCCTCAGCGAGATCGCGGGCGTTGAGCGGGCAGAGATTATTGAAGTGACACTGAACTAA
- a CDS encoding malate dehydrogenase, with protein MAKVTIVGATGNVGMFAALAISSIPHVSEILLHGREGRESLLKGITQDFVDAFAARGTDVKVNWTTNLNDAAGSDVIVITAGAPRISGQDRMDLAVGNARIIAPLAQSIGVIAPQTKILMVTNPVDIMTCVALKFSGLPPSQVFGLGTHLDSMRLKSLIAAYFKVHVSEVHTRIIGEHGDSLVPLWSATTIGGIRISNLPTFSHLPMQDIIHSVKTGGAEIIKNKGSTVYGPGEAIATLVRTVLSDENRILTVSTYVKSEVHGIGNVCIGVPARLNREGVFPITIRIDESEVIAFRKSVEKIRKNTQKVLAALEDK; from the coding sequence ATGGCAAAAGTTACCATCGTCGGGGCAACAGGCAATGTGGGGATGTTCGCTGCACTCGCGATTTCCTCGATTCCGCATGTAAGTGAGATCCTTCTTCATGGACGGGAAGGGCGCGAGTCTCTTTTAAAGGGAATAACCCAGGACTTTGTCGATGCATTCGCTGCACGGGGGACAGATGTCAAGGTCAACTGGACCACGAACTTAAATGATGCTGCCGGTTCTGATGTTATTGTTATTACCGCAGGTGCCCCGCGTATCTCCGGTCAGGATCGTATGGATCTTGCCGTGGGAAACGCCAGGATTATTGCACCGCTTGCCCAGTCAATCGGTGTCATTGCACCGCAGACAAAAATTCTGATGGTGACCAATCCGGTCGATATAATGACCTGTGTTGCGCTGAAGTTCTCAGGTCTTCCGCCAAGCCAGGTATTCGGATTGGGAACGCACCTGGATTCGATGCGACTAAAATCCCTGATTGCAGCATATTTCAAAGTGCACGTAAGTGAAGTCCATACGCGCATTATCGGGGAACATGGCGATAGTCTGGTCCCACTCTGGTCTGCGACAACAATTGGAGGTATCAGGATCTCGAACCTGCCGACATTTTCTCATCTACCCATGCAGGATATTATCCACTCTGTAAAGACCGGCGGTGCCGAGATCATAAAAAACAAGGGTTCAACGGTCTATGGGCCCGGGGAAGCAATTGCTACCCTCGTCAGAACTGTCCTATCTGATGAAAACCGTATCCTTACCGTGTCTACGTATGTTAAATCTGAGGTGCACGGGATTGGCAATGTGTGTATTGGTGTTCCTGCACGGTTAAACCGCGAAGGGGTTTTTCCGATCACTATCAGGATCGATGAATCTGAAGTGATTGCATTCCGAAAGTCTGTTGAAAAAATACGGAAGAATACCCAGAAAGTTCTCGCGGCTCTTGAAGATAAATGA
- a CDS encoding aminopeptidase P family protein — MDTLSRAVRKSGADAFVMYASSRDADMRYLTQFVTSDPFVYFKKANENGMIIISQMETGRASRESTASVMTRTQAGLPDILKTEKDPWKATAKMIAGQVGKKVLVPPNFPVALANALGEFCTVLVDSGTVPAMREKKSRNEIQAMKHVQKITETAMGIAVSLIRHSSVKNGILHSDGKPLTSEMIKFSMHSYLLEHGCTAVDTIVSCGEETAVPHITGTGPLHADNPIVIDLFPCEEKTGYYADMTRTVVKGEPTPEIREMYAALCEAKQLGISRVRAGAYGSDIYQSVVDFFKERGYDSDTRGFVHNLGHGVGLQVHELPTVGPAGKELRAGSVITIEPGLYYPKIGGVRLEDIGEVTTKGFNNFTQFPEDLVV, encoded by the coding sequence ATGGACACTTTATCCCGTGCAGTCAGAAAAAGTGGTGCGGATGCATTTGTGATGTATGCATCCTCACGCGACGCAGACATGCGTTACCTGACACAATTTGTCACCAGTGACCCATTTGTCTATTTTAAAAAGGCAAACGAGAATGGCATGATCATCATCTCCCAGATGGAAACCGGACGCGCATCCCGCGAGTCCACTGCTTCCGTGATGACCCGGACCCAGGCGGGGCTTCCGGATATCCTGAAAACTGAAAAAGATCCCTGGAAAGCAACCGCAAAAATGATCGCCGGGCAGGTTGGCAAAAAAGTACTGGTCCCCCCAAATTTCCCTGTAGCGCTGGCAAATGCCCTCGGGGAATTTTGCACAGTACTGGTTGACAGCGGCACGGTACCTGCAATGCGGGAAAAGAAGAGCCGGAACGAAATACAAGCAATGAAACACGTCCAGAAGATAACCGAGACCGCTATGGGTATTGCGGTTTCGCTGATACGGCATTCCAGTGTAAAAAACGGCATCCTGCATTCTGACGGGAAACCGCTGACATCAGAGATGATTAAATTCTCCATGCATTCCTATCTTCTCGAACATGGATGCACTGCAGTAGATACCATAGTTTCGTGCGGGGAAGAGACCGCGGTCCCGCACATAACCGGGACTGGCCCATTACATGCGGACAACCCGATTGTCATCGACCTGTTCCCCTGCGAGGAGAAAACCGGATACTACGCGGATATGACGCGCACGGTGGTAAAAGGTGAACCCACACCGGAGATACGTGAAATGTATGCCGCCCTGTGTGAAGCAAAACAACTGGGCATCTCCCGGGTCAGGGCCGGGGCATACGGATCCGATATTTACCAGTCCGTTGTTGACTTTTTCAAAGAACGGGGATATGATAGCGATACCCGGGGATTTGTTCATAACCTCGGTCACGGGGTGGGCCTCCAGGTACACGAGCTGCCTACGGTCGGACCTGCAGGAAAAGAACTCAGGGCAGGCAGCGTTATCACGATCGAGCCGGGGCTCTACTATCCGAAAATAGGGGGAGTGCGCCTCGAAGATATCGGAGAGGTCACGACAAAAGGGTTTAACAATTTCACACAATTTCCGGAGGATCTCGTTGTATGA
- a CDS encoding type II methionyl aminopeptidase, whose amino-acid sequence MNDDIFEKYVEAGAIASRILRQGAQDIRIGESYLDLVESIESRVLEEGAFLAFPLNLSLNEDAAHDTASPADTRVFEKGNVAKLDLGVHIDGYIADTATTVDLGSNSLLLAASEKALEAAIKTVRPGSTAGELGAAVQHEIESRGYRPISNLTGHGLDQYVLHRAPTIPNVGNNGGIVLEEGMVFAIEPFATTGSGHVGEKTRMEIYSQISQKPVRIPAARAILETVKDRHGLPFSRRWLKERKQDMALPTLLRSHTLHAYPVLSDIPGSLVSQHEHTVIVTVDGCVVTTR is encoded by the coding sequence ATGAATGACGATATATTTGAGAAATACGTCGAAGCTGGTGCCATCGCTTCAAGGATTCTTCGACAGGGGGCACAGGATATCAGAATAGGGGAATCATATCTCGATCTCGTAGAAAGCATTGAGTCAAGAGTCCTTGAGGAAGGTGCGTTTCTCGCGTTTCCTCTCAATCTCTCGCTAAACGAGGATGCTGCCCATGATACTGCATCTCCTGCCGATACGCGGGTTTTCGAGAAAGGAAACGTAGCAAAACTCGATCTCGGCGTCCACATTGACGGGTATATCGCAGACACGGCTACTACCGTTGATCTGGGCAGCAACTCCCTGCTCCTGGCAGCATCAGAAAAGGCGCTCGAGGCAGCAATAAAAACGGTCAGGCCGGGTTCAACAGCCGGCGAACTGGGCGCGGCAGTCCAGCACGAGATCGAGAGCAGGGGATACCGCCCTATCTCAAACCTGACAGGGCATGGACTTGACCAGTATGTTCTTCACCGCGCACCCACCATCCCCAATGTCGGCAATAACGGGGGGATCGTGCTTGAGGAGGGGATGGTCTTTGCAATCGAACCTTTCGCAACGACGGGGAGCGGCCATGTAGGGGAAAAAACCCGGATGGAGATCTATTCCCAGATCTCACAAAAACCCGTGCGGATCCCGGCAGCGCGTGCGATTCTCGAGACCGTGAAAGATCGTCACGGGCTCCCGTTTTCCCGTCGCTGGCTTAAGGAACGGAAACAGGATATGGCACTTCCCACACTGCTCAGATCGCACACGCTCCATGCATACCCGGTCCTCTCCGATATCCCGGGGTCTCTCGTATCCCAGCATGAGCATACGGTTATTGTGACCGTTGATGGTTGCGTCGTCACAACACGATGA
- a CDS encoding ATP-binding protein, whose protein sequence is MSGDSETLRIMDVVLTAEIFNQNPQLDINDLTPACRDIFSITSAADVKRPVYVSDGVIKRTLSIADAHLKMSANPFVAYEDFGQRLRITALESAAQWFLKQGGKSLIEKNPTLAFYFGKLDSVDVEYKTVRAANPPYEDTKAHLDARLSKLIGEDEKLRGAMDLVMISAPEEVEQRMEDLVCTPSQLAVISKIQNALIHREYLQHHRIHEVGKLLFVGPPGTGKTSIALAMSNIMHMPVLEVRLSMITSQYLGETSKNIDRIFDLAKKLSPSILFIDEFDFVAKSRVADDHGAMKRAVNSLLKNIDRINLVKNGVILIGATNHPQLLDEAAWRRFDEVVEFSLPDEDMRKKILQKVTASLSCDIDYQMLASKTEGFSGSDLRMMIKEAVLSALMDNRQSLSHEDVRKGILMVKNRDAIRHLNWL, encoded by the coding sequence ATGTCTGGAGATTCTGAAACCCTGCGCATAATGGATGTCGTTCTGACCGCTGAAATATTCAACCAGAACCCCCAGCTCGATATCAATGACTTGACGCCGGCCTGCCGCGATATTTTTAGCATCACCAGCGCAGCTGATGTGAAGCGGCCGGTTTACGTGAGCGACGGAGTGATCAAACGAACACTGTCCATAGCTGATGCTCACCTGAAAATGTCTGCAAACCCCTTTGTGGCATATGAGGATTTCGGCCAGCGTCTTCGTATCACGGCGCTCGAATCTGCGGCCCAGTGGTTCCTTAAACAGGGAGGGAAGTCGCTTATTGAGAAAAATCCGACTCTCGCTTTCTATTTTGGGAAACTGGATTCCGTTGATGTTGAGTATAAAACGGTCCGTGCTGCAAACCCGCCCTATGAAGACACCAAAGCTCATCTCGATGCACGCCTCTCGAAGCTGATCGGTGAAGACGAAAAACTCCGCGGTGCAATGGATCTCGTCATGATCAGCGCACCCGAGGAAGTGGAGCAGAGAATGGAGGACCTTGTCTGCACACCCTCGCAGCTTGCAGTCATCTCTAAGATCCAGAACGCTCTCATACACCGGGAGTACCTGCAACATCACCGCATCCACGAAGTGGGTAAACTCCTCTTTGTCGGTCCACCCGGTACGGGAAAAACCTCGATAGCCCTTGCCATGTCCAACATCATGCACATGCCGGTGCTGGAAGTCCGCCTCTCGATGATCACCTCGCAGTATCTTGGCGAAACCTCGAAAAATATCGATCGCATTTTCGATCTGGCAAAAAAACTCTCCCCATCCATCCTTTTCATCGATGAATTCGATTTTGTCGCAAAGAGCCGGGTTGCCGATGATCACGGTGCCATGAAACGCGCGGTCAACTCGCTGTTAAAAAATATTGACAGGATAAACCTGGTTAAAAATGGCGTGATCCTTATCGGCGCCACCAACCACCCCCAGCTGCTTGATGAAGCGGCATGGCGGCGGTTTGACGAAGTGGTGGAATTCTCGTTACCTGATGAAGACATGCGAAAAAAAATCCTGCAAAAAGTGACTGCATCTCTCAGCTGCGATATAGACTACCAGATGCTCGCGTCAAAAACAGAGGGATTTTCCGGTTCCGATCTCCGCATGATGATCAAAGAAGCAGTCCTTTCCGCACTTATGGACAACCGCCAGTCCCTTTCCCATGAAGATGTCAGGAAAGGCATCCTTATGGTGAAAAACCGGGACGCAATCCGACACCTGAACTGGTTGTAA
- a CDS encoding MBL fold metallo-hydrolase, producing MKITLLGTGDAIGTPKVGCTCPQCTHAKETGRMRLRTSLLVENEGHRLLIDSSPDLRQQLLLNGSPHIDAVIWTHGHYDHFVGFGEFYRVQNIPPAFAAPPVLNYCAEAFRFLTFDKVAIQPYVPFEIFGITATLFMVKHPPAYTCGILFETDQSRVAFTSDTNIDIPQQSLDLLQDLDLLLLDSLVPSNISIGKHMNYLEACSLAGSLAPKDFRCVHMSHMIPWELPHTGKDGEIFEFP from the coding sequence ATGAAGATCACGCTGCTGGGAACCGGCGATGCGATTGGTACACCCAAAGTTGGATGTACCTGCCCCCAGTGTACTCACGCCAAAGAAACCGGCAGGATGCGATTGCGCACCTCCCTGCTCGTGGAGAATGAGGGGCATCGCCTCCTCATTGATTCCTCTCCGGATCTTCGCCAGCAGCTTCTCTTGAACGGCTCGCCGCATATCGATGCCGTGATCTGGACGCATGGTCACTACGATCACTTCGTCGGGTTTGGCGAGTTCTACCGCGTCCAGAACATCCCTCCGGCCTTTGCCGCACCCCCGGTCCTGAACTACTGTGCAGAAGCATTCCGGTTTCTCACGTTCGACAAAGTCGCAATCCAGCCGTACGTACCATTCGAGATCTTCGGAATTACCGCCACCCTTTTCATGGTAAAACATCCCCCAGCGTATACCTGTGGAATACTCTTTGAAACAGACCAGTCACGCGTGGCATTTACTTCAGACACGAACATCGACATTCCCCAGCAGAGTCTTGATCTCTTACAGGATCTCGATCTCCTGCTTCTGGACAGCCTCGTGCCTTCGAACATCTCGATTGGAAAGCACATGAATTACCTTGAGGCATGCTCACTTGCCGGGAGCCTAGCGCCAAAGGATTTCCGTTGTGTGCACATGAGCCATATGATCCCGTGGGAACTTCCCCACACAGGAAAAGACGGGGAAATATTCGAATTCCCCTGA
- a CDS encoding DNA-directed RNA polymerase subunit L: MIVKMLELEKDKVRLVIQGQGHTFMNALVEELLTDSDIDVARYMIEFQFSDPELFVTTKGKKNPLPIIKKACKRISGNCNELIKGLKKQ, translated from the coding sequence ATGATTGTAAAAATGCTCGAGCTCGAGAAGGACAAGGTGCGGCTCGTCATCCAGGGGCAGGGTCACACGTTCATGAACGCCCTTGTCGAGGAATTGTTAACCGATTCCGATATTGATGTCGCCCGCTACATGATAGAATTCCAGTTCTCTGACCCGGAACTCTTCGTCACAACCAAAGGCAAGAAAAATCCCCTCCCCATCATCAAGAAAGCGTGCAAGCGTATCTCCGGTAACTGCAACGAGCTCATCAAGGGCTTAAAGAAACAGTAA
- a CDS encoding translation initiation factor IF-2 subunit beta: protein MTDSYENLLKQAYSNITEKSESSERFVVPEAKAYVEGKTTVLENFTDIVSKVRRDPDHLMKFLLGELGTSGKVDGNRAIFNGKFEISLIKMIIKSYVEDYVICSECGKPDTRLVKDDRVTLLRCDACGSHRPVRKRKARTEPVSENLEEGQIMDVEIQSISKRGDGVVKMGRYIMYVANSKPGMKIKIKISRISGSIVFTERAEE from the coding sequence ATGACGGACTCATATGAAAATCTCCTTAAACAGGCCTATTCCAATATCACCGAAAAATCAGAATCTTCGGAACGTTTTGTAGTTCCCGAGGCCAAAGCATACGTGGAGGGCAAGACCACAGTTCTTGAGAATTTCACTGATATTGTCAGCAAAGTCCGCCGTGATCCGGATCACCTGATGAAGTTTCTTTTAGGAGAACTGGGAACGTCAGGGAAAGTTGATGGTAACCGGGCGATCTTTAACGGGAAATTCGAGATCTCGCTCATCAAGATGATCATCAAGAGTTACGTAGAAGACTACGTAATCTGTTCAGAATGCGGTAAACCTGATACCCGTCTTGTCAAGGATGACCGTGTAACGCTGCTCCGCTGCGATGCCTGTGGAAGTCACCGTCCGGTAAGAAAGCGAAAAGCCCGCACAGAACCCGTTTCCGAGAATCTTGAAGAAGGCCAGATCATGGATGTTGAGATCCAGTCGATCTCCAAGCGTGGGGACGGGGTCGTCAAGATGGGACGTTACATCATGTATGTAGCCAATTCCAAGCCGGGTATGAAGATAAAGATCAAGATATCCCGTATCTCGGGCTCGATCGTTTTTACCGAGAGAGCAGAAGAATAA
- a CDS encoding ArsR family transcriptional regulator: MKICIIYHSETGNTRHIAQHLSSAFDSFLVEINDVAPYSRLTRFLVRCKMARGEELTTIEPASVDVSEYDLVVFGSPVWAFKPTPAIHAAIAGLKGCMGKPAVAFSTHGGRPGQADETFKKWIEARGMVSVAVTNINQNDVENVKTNKELIALVSSSIKV; this comes from the coding sequence ATGAAAATCTGCATTATATATCACAGCGAGACCGGAAATACCCGTCATATTGCCCAACACCTGTCTTCAGCATTCGACTCATTTCTTGTGGAAATTAATGATGTTGCACCGTATTCGCGGCTGACACGGTTCCTGGTCAGGTGCAAGATGGCACGCGGGGAAGAGCTGACGACAATTGAGCCGGCATCCGTTGATGTATCCGAGTATGATCTGGTGGTTTTCGGTTCCCCGGTCTGGGCGTTCAAGCCAACCCCTGCGATTCATGCTGCAATTGCCGGGCTTAAGGGTTGCATGGGAAAACCGGCGGTTGCTTTTTCCACGCATGGTGGCAGACCTGGCCAAGCGGATGAAACGTTTAAAAAATGGATCGAAGCCCGGGGAATGGTGTCAGTTGCCGTGACTAATATCAACCAGAATGATGTAGAAAATGTGAAAACGAACAAAGAATTAATCGCGCTCGTATCTTCTTCAATAAAAGTATAA
- a CDS encoding GTP cyclohydrolase I FolE2, whose amino-acid sequence MTITTPTDQNLDRTFNRELPDVQASSPDVRINLTRVGVKNVKKLVEVHRNDKRPVIFISNFDVYVDLPGSLKGANLSRNFEVIDEVLQQAIDGDVNMIEKLCSVVARKLLDRHEYADRTEVFMRSEFMVKRETPVSHTVCHEVVKVHASAVARRTFRDPIVRKSIGAEVTGMTACPCAQNIMKERAMRVLQGLDVDQQSIDAFFAEVPMATHNQRGKGFLSIETDDDQHVDLEKVIGILKASMSSGIYELLKRGDEGHVVLAAHKNPRFVEDCVRQMAKKVLAEFEYLSGDSVVTIKQTNEESIHQHDAYAERQATIAELVDEMNGENRSNGE is encoded by the coding sequence ATGACCATTACCACACCCACAGACCAGAATCTGGACAGAACGTTCAACAGGGAACTGCCAGACGTGCAGGCTTCATCTCCTGATGTCCGGATTAACCTTACACGGGTCGGCGTGAAAAACGTAAAAAAACTTGTCGAAGTTCACCGAAATGACAAACGTCCGGTCATTTTTATATCCAATTTCGATGTCTATGTCGATCTGCCCGGAAGCCTCAAGGGAGCAAACCTTTCACGGAATTTTGAAGTGATTGATGAAGTGCTCCAGCAGGCGATCGATGGCGACGTGAACATGATAGAGAAACTCTGCAGTGTTGTTGCAAGGAAACTTCTCGACCGGCATGAATATGCAGACAGGACCGAAGTATTCATGCGCAGCGAGTTCATGGTCAAGCGTGAGACGCCGGTCAGCCACACGGTCTGCCATGAAGTCGTTAAAGTACACGCAAGTGCTGTTGCACGCCGCACCTTCAGGGACCCAATCGTCAGAAAGAGCATTGGTGCAGAAGTGACCGGTATGACCGCCTGTCCCTGTGCACAGAACATCATGAAGGAACGGGCAATGCGGGTACTGCAGGGACTTGACGTCGACCAACAAAGTATCGACGCGTTCTTTGCAGAAGTTCCCATGGCAACCCACAACCAGCGCGGAAAAGGGTTTCTCAGTATAGAGACGGATGATGACCAGCATGTGGATCTTGAAAAGGTCATCGGTATTCTCAAAGCCTCGATGAGCAGTGGTATCTACGAACTCCTCAAAAGAGGAGACGAAGGCCATGTGGTGCTTGCCGCGCACAAAAACCCACGGTTTGTTGAAGACTGCGTCAGGCAGATGGCCAAAAAAGTGCTTGCAGAATTTGAGTATCTTTCCGGCGATTCTGTTGTTACTATCAAGCAGACCAATGAAGAAAGCATCCACCAGCATGATGCTTATGCCGAACGACAGGCAACCATCGCCGAGCTTGTCGATGAAATGAATGGTGAAAACCGAAGTAATGGTGAGTAA